One window of the Candidatus Stoquefichus sp. SB1 genome contains the following:
- a CDS encoding DAK2 domain-containing protein has protein sequence MKSIDGILFKKMVVTGAIVLHNNHPEIDALNVFPVPDGDTGTNMSLTFSAGANEIEKIDSADIYEVAKKLSKGLLMGARGNSGVILSQIFRGVSMAFEGKKEVNAVELANAFKNGAKVAYKAVMRPVEGTILTVIREASDAVVKYAQNDMEIEDVFSYFVKEAELSLERTPELLPVLKEVGVVDSGGAGLLLVFTGFMAALAGEEIERVEIKGDTTKDVLVDIESDGEEGYGYCTEFIFRLDPGKIKAFKEESLRNELERLPGNSIVVVQDEDIVKVHVHTLKPGNALNVAQRYGEFIKLKIENMQEQHNTILEANAAPATQATPVVPEREAKEVAIISVAAGEGIKDMFLELHCDYVVSGGQTMNPSTEDIVQAIRDVNAKHVIILPNNSNIVMTAQQAAVILEDEVDVKVIPSKTIPQGLSACIMYNPEVSLDENIEEMSEAIANVKTGEVTFAIKDTNIDGVDIKANQYMALCGKSITACVPNKLDALKETLKGLVDDDSEIITLIYGEDVTDEEISVIEEYVEENFDAELECVNGKQPVYSFIVGVE, from the coding sequence ATGAAGAGCATAGATGGTATTCTGTTTAAAAAGATGGTTGTGACGGGGGCAATTGTACTTCATAATAATCATCCTGAAATTGATGCATTAAATGTTTTCCCTGTACCTGATGGTGATACAGGAACAAATATGTCATTGACATTCAGTGCTGGAGCAAATGAAATTGAAAAAATCGATTCAGCTGATATTTATGAGGTTGCAAAGAAATTGTCTAAAGGTTTGTTGATGGGAGCGAGAGGAAACTCTGGAGTTATTTTATCACAGATTTTTAGAGGTGTTTCTATGGCCTTTGAAGGAAAAAAAGAAGTCAATGCTGTAGAGTTAGCAAATGCTTTTAAAAATGGTGCAAAAGTAGCATATAAAGCTGTTATGCGTCCAGTTGAAGGGACTATTTTAACTGTTATTAGAGAAGCAAGTGATGCAGTTGTTAAATATGCCCAAAATGATATGGAAATTGAAGATGTTTTCTCTTATTTTGTAAAAGAGGCAGAACTATCATTAGAAAGAACACCTGAACTTTTACCAGTTTTAAAAGAAGTTGGAGTTGTTGATAGTGGTGGTGCTGGATTGCTTTTAGTTTTTACTGGATTTATGGCAGCATTAGCTGGTGAAGAAATCGAACGTGTAGAAATTAAAGGTGATACAACAAAAGATGTATTGGTTGATATTGAATCTGATGGTGAAGAAGGATATGGTTATTGTACAGAATTTATCTTTAGATTAGATCCAGGTAAGATCAAAGCATTTAAGGAAGAAAGTTTAAGAAATGAATTAGAAAGATTACCTGGAAATAGTATAGTTGTTGTACAGGATGAAGATATTGTTAAAGTTCATGTGCATACATTAAAACCAGGAAATGCTTTAAATGTTGCTCAACGTTATGGTGAGTTTATCAAATTAAAGATTGAAAACATGCAAGAACAACATAATACAATTTTGGAAGCTAATGCAGCACCGGCTACACAGGCTACACCTGTTGTACCTGAAAGAGAAGCAAAAGAAGTTGCGATTATCAGTGTTGCAGCTGGAGAAGGTATTAAAGATATGTTCTTAGAATTACATTGTGATTATGTTGTGAGTGGTGGTCAAACAATGAATCCTTCAACGGAGGATATTGTTCAGGCAATCCGTGATGTCAATGCTAAACATGTTATTATTTTACCTAATAATTCTAATATTGTAATGACTGCTCAACAAGCTGCTGTTATTTTAGAAGATGAAGTTGATGTTAAAGTGATTCCATCTAAAACAATTCCACAAGGATTATCTGCATGTATTATGTATAATCCAGAAGTGTCTTTAGATGAAAATATTGAAGAAATGAGTGAAGCAATTGCGAATGTCAAAACGGGTGAAGTGACATTTGCAATTAAAGATACAAACATTGATGGTGTTGATATTAAAGCTAATCAATATATGGCATTATGTGGTAAGAGTATTACTGCATGTGTCCCTAATAAACTAGATGCTTTAAAAGAAACATTAAAAGGATTAGTTGATGATGATTCTGAAATCATTACGTTAATTTATGGTGAAGATGTTACAGATGAAGAAATCTCTGTGATAGAAGAATATGTTGAAGAAAATTTTGATGCTGAATTAGAATGTGTCAATGGAAAACAACCAGTATATTCATTTATTGTCGGTGTTGAATAA
- the rpmB gene encoding 50S ribosomal protein L28 codes for MARKCEVSGKGPMSGNTRSHALNSSRRKWNVNLQKATILVNGKPKKVKISARELRSLRKSA; via the coding sequence ATGGCTAGAAAATGTGAAGTTAGTGGTAAAGGACCAATGTCTGGTAATACTCGTTCTCACGCATTAAACTCTTCAAGAAGAAAATGGAATGTCAACTTACAAAAAGCTACTATTTTAGTCAATGGTAAACCAAAGAAAGTAAAAATTTCAGCGAGAGAATTAAGAAGTCTTAGAAAAAGCGCTTAA
- a CDS encoding Asp23/Gls24 family envelope stress response protein: MIKKTTDLGDINLSLDVVASITGGAATECYGVVGMASQKIMKDGFYDLLGKDNYSKGIVVEDGETGIILNVYIIVGYGVKISEVVYEVQKKVKYVLETTLDVDIEAVNVFVQSIRVTD, from the coding sequence ATGATCAAAAAAACAACTGATTTAGGTGATATTAATCTTTCATTAGATGTTGTCGCTAGTATTACTGGTGGTGCTGCCACAGAATGTTATGGTGTTGTCGGTATGGCAAGTCAGAAAATTATGAAGGATGGTTTTTATGATTTGTTAGGAAAGGATAATTATTCTAAAGGAATTGTTGTTGAAGATGGAGAAACAGGAATTATTCTCAATGTATATATTATTGTAGGATATGGTGTTAAAATTTCTGAAGTTGTATATGAGGTCCAAAAGAAAGTGAAATATGTTTTGGAAACAACTTTAGATGTCGATATTGAAGCAGTGAATGTCTTTGTACAAAGCATTCGTGTAACAGATTAA
- the grpE gene encoding nucleotide exchange factor GrpE: MNRGERMAEKKKKDVEEETVDETLEETAEADKKDESVDSQLAKLEEEVNTWKTDYYKVFADMENLKRRLEKEHQNSLKFMMQSFIEELLPVVDNFERSLNVENPSEEIQTFLKGYQMIFDQLMAILEKNGVEVIEAQGQEFDPNFHQAVMTANDENYGHNIVVEELQKGYKLKDRVIRASLVKVNE, encoded by the coding sequence ATGAATAGAGGTGAAAGAATGGCAGAAAAGAAGAAAAAGGATGTTGAGGAAGAAACTGTTGATGAAACATTAGAAGAGACAGCAGAAGCAGACAAAAAAGATGAATCAGTAGATAGTCAGTTGGCTAAACTAGAAGAAGAAGTGAATACATGGAAGACAGATTATTATAAGGTCTTTGCTGACATGGAAAACTTGAAAAGAAGACTTGAAAAAGAACATCAGAATTCATTGAAATTTATGATGCAGTCTTTTATCGAGGAATTACTCCCAGTTGTTGATAATTTCGAACGTTCTTTAAATGTAGAAAATCCAAGTGAGGAGATTCAAACATTCTTAAAGGGATATCAAATGATTTTTGATCAATTAATGGCTATCCTAGAAAAGAATGGTGTAGAAGTGATTGAAGCTCAAGGTCAGGAATTCGATCCTAATTTCCATCAAGCAGTTATGACTGCAAATGATGAAAATTATGGTCATAACATTGTGGTTGAAGAACTTCAAAAAGGTTACAAATTGAAAGATCGCGTTATTCGTGCATCTTTAGTAAAAGTCAATGAATAA
- the hrcA gene encoding heat-inducible transcriptional repressor HrcA, protein MLTARQLLILKCIVEEFVETAEPVGSKALMAKYQLPYSSATIRNEMSFLEEHGYLEKTHTSSGRIPSTEGYRFYVNTLMQPNVDDEVKNQVATILGDRHRSLNEIIQESCQMLSELTHLTTVALGPDSGYEHLQNITLVPLTAHSVTAIIVTDKGHVENRNFNVKNNAYLEDLRSCVNVMNELLDGTPINQVAFRLERDVKPILSARIKEHEILFNAFLEAFMKFANSNVYFSGKENLLYQPEYNDVNKLRRLVTAFENSQSWKSLEPIALEEGVSVRIGSESPIEDLSDVSVISASFKTGNESKGSISVIGPTRMPYEKVVSLVEYISESLEQVLLSEEDDENDE, encoded by the coding sequence ATGCTAACAGCTAGACAATTACTTATCTTAAAATGTATTGTTGAAGAGTTTGTTGAAACAGCCGAGCCAGTTGGGTCGAAGGCATTGATGGCAAAGTATCAGCTGCCTTATTCAAGTGCAACGATACGTAATGAAATGTCTTTCCTTGAAGAACATGGATATTTAGAGAAGACACACACATCTTCAGGTCGAATTCCTTCAACAGAAGGTTATCGTTTCTATGTGAATACACTTATGCAACCAAATGTTGATGATGAAGTGAAAAATCAAGTTGCAACGATTTTAGGTGACCGGCATCGTTCGTTGAATGAAATTATTCAAGAAAGTTGTCAAATGTTAAGTGAATTAACGCATTTAACAACAGTTGCCTTAGGACCGGATTCGGGTTATGAACATTTACAGAATATTACACTTGTTCCGTTGACTGCACATAGTGTAACAGCAATTATCGTAACTGATAAGGGACATGTTGAAAATCGTAACTTTAATGTTAAAAACAATGCTTATTTGGAAGATTTAAGAAGTTGTGTGAATGTCATGAACGAATTATTGGATGGAACGCCCATCAATCAGGTGGCATTTCGTTTAGAGCGAGATGTAAAGCCAATCTTAAGTGCAAGAATTAAAGAACATGAGATTCTATTTAATGCATTTTTAGAAGCTTTCATGAAATTTGCGAATAGTAATGTTTATTTTTCGGGTAAAGAAAATTTGTTATATCAGCCTGAGTATAACGATGTCAATAAGTTGAGACGTTTGGTTACAGCTTTTGAAAATTCGCAGTCATGGAAAAGTTTAGAGCCAATTGCTTTAGAAGAAGGTGTCAGTGTGAGAATTGGCAGTGAGTCGCCAATAGAAGATTTGAGCGATGTATCTGTTATATCTGCATCATTTAAAACAGGCAATGAGTCTAAAGGATCAATTTCTGTCATTGGGCCGACGCGTATGCCTTATGAAAAGGTGGTTTCTTTAGTTGAGTATATTTCAGAAAGCTTAGAGCAAGTGCTGCTAAGTGAAGAGGATGATGAAAATGATGAATAG
- the hemW gene encoding radical SAM family heme chaperone HemW yields MKSLYVHIPFCDHICTYCDFCKVFYKEEWVDQYLDALSYEISDKGLNGDYDTIYIGGGTPSSLNLIQLQKLFDILLPLSHSIKEFTIEVNPESMDEEKLDLFIQYHVNRLSIGVQTFHDDLLKHIGRYHAASQAIQLITLAKQKGIKDINVDLIYGLPHQTLHDLQQDIEQIRCLDVSHVSIYSLILEEHTLLNHQNYQPLDDEQDAYWYQYINDNLKKIGFTHYEVSNYYKGKPSLHNLVYWHYQDYDGIGLSAHSLKKHHRLENTKSLTQYLNHYYLSEDIKLSQDDELFEKIMMGLRLTEGICIAEMNELFDIDFLIRFETPIQKYLHYNMLEIKDGYLTTTSLGMNYLNTILVDFLD; encoded by the coding sequence ATGAAATCACTCTATGTCCATATTCCTTTTTGTGATCATATTTGTACATATTGTGATTTTTGTAAAGTTTTTTATAAAGAAGAGTGGGTTGATCAATATTTAGATGCTTTATCTTATGAAATATCTGATAAAGGATTAAATGGTGATTATGATACGATTTATATTGGTGGCGGAACTCCTAGTTCATTAAATTTAATACAACTTCAAAAGTTATTTGATATTTTGCTGCCACTTAGTCATTCCATAAAGGAATTCACAATTGAAGTGAATCCTGAATCTATGGATGAAGAAAAACTGGATTTGTTTATACAATATCATGTGAATCGATTAAGTATTGGGGTTCAAACATTTCATGATGATCTTTTAAAACATATTGGAAGATATCATGCTGCTTCTCAGGCAATTCAATTGATAACGCTTGCTAAACAAAAAGGGATTAAAGATATAAATGTTGATTTGATTTATGGTTTGCCTCATCAGACACTTCATGATCTTCAACAAGATATTGAGCAAATAAGATGTTTAGATGTTTCACATGTTTCTATTTATTCATTAATATTGGAAGAACACACATTACTTAATCATCAAAATTATCAGCCCTTGGATGATGAGCAGGATGCTTATTGGTATCAGTATATTAATGATAACCTAAAAAAGATTGGCTTTACTCATTACGAAGTGAGTAATTATTATAAAGGAAAACCATCTTTACATAATTTGGTTTATTGGCATTATCAGGATTATGATGGTATAGGTTTATCTGCCCATTCTCTAAAGAAACATCATCGTTTAGAAAATACGAAAAGTTTAACTCAGTATCTTAACCATTACTATTTATCTGAAGATATTAAACTCTCACAAGATGATGAATTATTCGAAAAAATCATGATGGGACTAAGATTAACTGAAGGTATTTGCATTGCTGAGATGAATGAGTTGTTTGATATTGATTTTTTAATTCGATTTGAAACACCTATTCAAAAATATCTTCATTATAATATGTTAGAAATAAAAGATGGTTACTTAACAACAACATCTTTAGGAATGAATTATCTTAATACAATTCTTGTTGATTTTTTAGATTGA
- a CDS encoding C45 family autoproteolytic acyltransferase/hydolase, translating into MNWKKIVKRVLIALLVIVIVVAGIIYGMFRHEISSLMSLKKIDEYTLYTMEYDGDYGFDDFLKTGASNDGELVDFVVKKLLKGLPVEFSIPNLGCSTFNAQTQDGDKVFGRNFDLTYSPALFVKTQPDNGYASMSIVNLGFLGFNKERQPDSLMKQITTLAAPYAPLDGLNEKGLSIGVLLIPDEATNQQTDKVDITTTTAVRLVLDKAATVDEAVALLKQYDMHSSAKSSYHFQIADANGKSVVVEYIDNEISVVDAKQSYQMATNFLLTPGDYDFGMGQDRYDIMKNILDKNQGVITDEQAGMDILQAASSDWHKNDRGEESATQWSVLYNNTDLTAKIVMGRKYDQPAHEFSLK; encoded by the coding sequence ATGAATTGGAAGAAAATAGTCAAAAGAGTTTTGATTGCATTATTAGTTATTGTGATTGTTGTTGCAGGTATCATTTATGGTATGTTTAGACATGAAATATCATCTTTAATGTCATTAAAAAAGATTGATGAGTATACTTTGTATACAATGGAATATGATGGTGATTATGGATTTGATGATTTTTTAAAGACAGGTGCAAGTAATGATGGAGAATTGGTTGACTTTGTTGTTAAAAAATTGTTGAAAGGATTGCCAGTTGAATTTTCAATACCAAATTTGGGATGTTCAACATTTAATGCACAGACTCAAGATGGAGATAAAGTTTTCGGTAGAAATTTTGATTTAACATATTCACCAGCCTTATTTGTAAAAACACAACCAGATAATGGTTATGCATCTATGTCAATTGTTAATTTGGGCTTTTTAGGATTTAATAAGGAAAGACAACCAGATTCATTAATGAAACAAATCACAACATTGGCTGCACCATATGCCCCTTTAGATGGGTTGAATGAAAAAGGTTTATCAATTGGTGTATTATTGATACCAGATGAGGCCACTAATCAACAGACTGATAAAGTTGATATCACAACAACGACTGCAGTAAGACTTGTCTTAGATAAGGCAGCGACTGTTGATGAAGCAGTTGCTTTATTAAAACAATATGATATGCATTCTTCAGCTAAAAGTTCTTATCATTTCCAGATTGCTGATGCTAATGGGAAAAGCGTTGTTGTTGAATATATTGATAATGAAATAAGTGTAGTTGATGCTAAGCAATCTTATCAGATGGCGACAAACTTTTTATTAACACCAGGTGATTATGATTTTGGAATGGGTCAAGATAGATATGATATTATGAAAAATATATTAGATAAGAACCAAGGTGTTATTACTGATGAACAGGCAGGTATGGATATTTTACAGGCGGCATCATCTGATTGGCATAAAAATGATCGTGGTGAAGAGAGTGCAACGCAATGGTCAGTTCTTTATAATAATACTGATTTAACAGCAAAAATTGTTATGGGAAGAAAATATGATCAGCCAGCGCATGAATTTTCATTGAAATAA
- a CDS encoding L-serine ammonia-lyase, iron-sulfur-dependent, subunit alpha, producing the protein MESLRELYKIGVGPSSSHTMGPQRAAQRILELYPDALRFHVDLHGSLALTGKGHLTDFIIEKTFAPKPVTFSFKSDALAYHPNGMIIHVYNQDDQEIKAIEVYSIGGGSILFKGDMEEKPRQVYQQKNMDEILNYVDTHGISLYEYVLVNEGEDFDHYLSTILEAMFQSVENGLKKEGIIHGQLKLKRVAKSMFQQAQNTRREADRERLFISSYAYAVAEENADGGQIVTAPTCGASGIMPAILYYCYKQLHIEKKDLIKALAVGGLFGNVVKTNATISGADGGCQAEVGTACAMAAATMAWIYELNNSLIEYAAEMGLEHNLGLTCDPVGGYVQIPCIERNGYGSLRALDAAMMAKQLGYLRKNKVSFDTIVKVMKETGKDLSSAYKETSLGGLAKEFGL; encoded by the coding sequence ATGGAATCATTAAGAGAATTATATAAGATAGGTGTGGGACCTTCTTCTTCCCATACAATGGGGCCCCAAAGAGCAGCCCAAAGAATTTTAGAGTTATATCCAGATGCTTTGCGTTTTCATGTTGATTTACACGGCTCTTTAGCTTTAACTGGGAAGGGACATTTAACTGATTTTATTATTGAAAAAACGTTTGCTCCTAAACCTGTTACTTTTTCATTTAAAAGTGATGCTTTAGCTTATCATCCTAATGGTATGATTATTCATGTTTATAATCAGGATGATCAGGAAATAAAAGCAATTGAAGTGTATTCAATTGGTGGTGGATCTATTCTTTTTAAAGGTGATATGGAAGAAAAGCCAAGACAGGTTTATCAACAAAAAAATATGGATGAAATTTTAAATTATGTAGATACCCATGGTATTTCATTATATGAATATGTTTTGGTTAATGAAGGTGAAGATTTTGATCATTATCTTTCAACGATTTTAGAAGCGATGTTTCAAAGTGTAGAAAATGGACTTAAAAAAGAAGGCATTATCCATGGCCAGTTAAAATTAAAAAGAGTAGCAAAATCAATGTTTCAACAAGCACAAAATACACGTCGTGAAGCAGATCGAGAAAGATTATTTATTTCTAGTTATGCATATGCAGTTGCTGAAGAAAATGCTGATGGGGGTCAAATTGTAACAGCTCCAACATGTGGAGCTAGTGGTATTATGCCAGCTATTTTATATTATTGTTATAAACAATTACATATTGAGAAAAAGGATTTAATTAAAGCATTGGCTGTTGGTGGTTTGTTTGGTAATGTCGTGAAAACAAATGCAACGATTTCTGGTGCTGATGGGGGTTGTCAGGCGGAAGTAGGAACAGCTTGTGCAATGGCAGCTGCAACCATGGCTTGGATTTATGAATTAAATAATTCTCTAATTGAATATGCTGCTGAAATGGGACTTGAACATAATTTAGGATTAACATGTGATCCAGTTGGTGGTTATGTACAAATTCCATGCATTGAAAGAAATGGTTATGGGTCTTTGCGTGCTTTAGATGCTGCTATGATGGCAAAGCAATTAGGATATCTACGAAAAAATAAGGTGTCATTTGATACGATTGTGAAAGTAATGAAAGAGACAGGAAAAGATTTATCAAGTGCTTATAAAGAAACTTCATTAGGCGGTTTAGCAAAGGAATTTGGTTTATAA
- the dnaK gene encoding molecular chaperone DnaK — MGNKIIGIDLGTTNSCVSVMENGEAKVIANPEGLRTTASVVAFKNGEIVVGEAAKRQAVTNKDTVMSVKRHMGTSYKENVNGKEYTPQEISAMILQNLKATAEAYLGETVTKAVITVPAYFNDAQRQATKDAGKIAGLEVERIINEPTAAALAFGVDKLDKEQKVLVYDLGGGTFDVSILDLADGMFEVLATAGDNHLGGDDFDEKIMNWIVAEFKKDQGVDLSADKMAMQRVKEAAEKAKKDLSGMMQTQISLPFISAGAAGPLHLELTLTRAKFDELTKDLVLRTEGPVKQALSDAGMNASEIDQVLLVGGSTRIPAVQDSVKRLLGKEPNKSVNPDEVVSMGAAIQGGVISGDVKDIVLLDVTPLSLGIETMGGVMTVLIERNTTIPTTKSQIFSTAADNQPAVDINVLQGERSMAKDNKQLGLFKLDGIEPAPRGVPQIEVTFSIDVNGIVNVKAKDMKTQKEQSITIQNSTGLSDEEIDRMVKEAEAHKADDEQKRKDIETRNKAEQMINEIDKALAEQGDKIDENQKAQATALKDELKKALDDNDMATLEAKMSELEQVAQQMASYQYQQSQGANPTGDAAGNTASNDDDVVDADFTEKN, encoded by the coding sequence ATGGGAAATAAAATTATTGGTATTGATTTAGGTACTACAAACTCATGTGTTAGTGTTATGGAAAATGGAGAAGCAAAAGTTATTGCTAATCCTGAAGGTTTAAGAACAACTGCATCAGTTGTTGCTTTCAAAAATGGAGAAATCGTTGTTGGTGAAGCTGCAAAACGTCAAGCTGTTACAAACAAAGATACTGTTATGTCTGTTAAAAGACATATGGGAACAAGCTATAAAGAAAATGTAAATGGTAAAGAATACACACCTCAAGAAATTTCTGCAATGATCTTACAAAACTTAAAAGCAACTGCAGAAGCTTATTTAGGTGAAACTGTTACAAAAGCAGTTATTACAGTTCCTGCATATTTCAATGATGCACAACGTCAAGCAACAAAAGATGCTGGTAAAATTGCTGGATTAGAAGTTGAACGTATTATTAATGAACCAACTGCTGCAGCATTAGCATTTGGTGTTGATAAATTAGATAAAGAACAAAAAGTATTGGTTTATGATTTAGGTGGAGGTACATTTGACGTATCTATTCTTGATTTAGCTGATGGTATGTTTGAAGTTTTAGCAACTGCTGGTGATAATCATTTGGGTGGAGATGACTTTGATGAAAAAATCATGAACTGGATTGTAGCTGAATTCAAAAAAGACCAAGGTGTTGATTTAAGTGCTGATAAAATGGCTATGCAACGTGTAAAAGAAGCTGCTGAAAAAGCGAAAAAAGATTTATCTGGTATGATGCAGACACAAATCTCATTACCATTTATCTCTGCTGGTGCTGCTGGACCATTACACTTGGAATTAACTTTAACAAGAGCTAAATTTGATGAATTAACAAAAGATTTAGTATTACGTACTGAAGGACCTGTTAAACAAGCATTAAGTGATGCAGGTATGAATGCAAGTGAAATTGATCAAGTTTTATTAGTTGGTGGATCTACACGTATTCCAGCTGTTCAAGATTCAGTAAAAAGATTGTTAGGAAAAGAACCTAATAAATCAGTGAACCCTGATGAAGTTGTTTCTATGGGTGCTGCTATCCAAGGTGGAGTTATTTCTGGTGATGTAAAAGATATCGTTTTATTAGATGTTACACCATTGTCATTAGGTATTGAAACTATGGGTGGAGTTATGACTGTATTAATTGAAAGAAATACAACAATTCCAACTACAAAATCACAAATTTTCTCTACAGCTGCAGATAATCAGCCAGCCGTTGATATCAACGTATTACAAGGTGAAAGATCTATGGCTAAAGATAATAAACAATTAGGTTTATTTAAGTTAGATGGTATTGAACCAGCTCCAAGAGGTGTTCCACAAATTGAAGTTACATTCAGCATTGATGTTAATGGTATTGTTAATGTTAAAGCAAAAGATATGAAAACACAAAAAGAACAATCTATCACAATTCAAAACTCTACTGGTTTAAGTGATGAAGAAATTGATAGAATGGTAAAAGAAGCAGAAGCACATAAAGCTGATGATGAACAAAAACGTAAAGATATTGAAACAAGAAATAAAGCTGAACAAATGATTAATGAAATTGATAAAGCATTAGCAGAACAAGGTGATAAGATTGATGAAAATCAAAAAGCTCAAGCAACTGCTTTAAAAGATGAATTAAAGAAGGCTTTAGATGATAACGATATGGCTACACTTGAAGCAAAAATGTCTGAATTAGAACAAGTTGCTCAACAAATGGCATCATATCAATATCAACAATCTCAAGGAGCTAATCCAACAGGTGATGCAGCAGGAAATACTGCTTCTAATGATGACGATGTTGTTGATGCAGACTTTACAGAAAAAAATTAA
- the dnaJ gene encoding molecular chaperone DnaJ: protein MAEKRDYYEVLGVSKSASADEIKRAYRKMAKKYHPDVNKDPGAEEKFKEVQEAYDVLSDDNKKAAYDRYGHAAFDQTGGFGGAGGFSGGFGGFEDVDLGDIFGSFFGGGSQRQRKTGPMRGEDRYVQLEIDFMDAIKGKKTEIKINFDEQCTHCQGTGAKTPNDYQTCPKCGGTGTIRTQQRSPFGTFVNQTTCPDCHGTGKVVKEKCPHCHGNGYTNKNITVELNIPAGINTHQQLRVQGKGHRGANGGPNGDLYVEIYVKPHHHFQRDGKNIYITIPISAVDATLGCEVDVPTVNGDVSLKVPEGTQPGTTLRLKGKGVKDLRSDNYGDQYVKIDVKIPTKLSREEKDLFNKLKKAGKKDSIFDQFKKGFKR, encoded by the coding sequence ATGGCTGAAAAAAGAGATTATTATGAGGTGCTTGGTGTCTCTAAGAGTGCAAGTGCTGATGAAATAAAACGAGCATATCGTAAGATGGCTAAAAAATATCACCCTGATGTCAATAAAGATCCTGGAGCTGAAGAAAAATTTAAAGAAGTCCAAGAAGCTTATGATGTATTGTCTGATGACAATAAAAAGGCTGCATATGATCGTTATGGTCATGCTGCATTTGATCAGACTGGTGGTTTTGGTGGTGCTGGAGGCTTCTCTGGAGGATTTGGTGGCTTTGAGGATGTTGACTTAGGTGATATCTTTGGATCATTCTTTGGTGGTGGGTCTCAACGTCAAAGAAAAACTGGTCCAATGCGTGGTGAAGATCGTTATGTCCAACTGGAAATCGATTTCATGGATGCAATTAAAGGTAAAAAGACAGAAATTAAAATTAATTTTGATGAACAATGTACACATTGTCAAGGAACAGGTGCGAAGACACCAAATGATTATCAGACATGTCCAAAATGTGGTGGAACAGGAACAATTCGTACACAACAACGTTCACCATTTGGAACATTTGTCAATCAGACAACATGTCCAGATTGTCATGGAACAGGAAAAGTTGTTAAGGAAAAATGTCCTCATTGTCATGGTAATGGATATACCAATAAAAATATTACAGTTGAATTAAATATACCAGCTGGAATTAATACTCATCAACAATTACGTGTTCAGGGAAAAGGACATCGTGGTGCTAATGGTGGACCAAATGGTGATTTGTATGTAGAAATTTATGTGAAACCACATCATCACTTCCAACGTGATGGGAAAAATATTTATATCACAATTCCAATTTCTGCAGTTGATGCAACTTTAGGATGTGAAGTTGATGTTCCAACAGTTAATGGAGATGTTTCATTAAAAGTACCAGAAGGAACACAACCAGGAACAACTTTACGTTTGAAAGGTAAAGGTGTTAAAGATTTACGTAGTGATAATTATGGTGATCAATATGTTAAGATTGATGTGAAGATTCCTACGAAATTATCACGAGAAGAAAAAGATTTATTTAATAAATTAAAAAAAGCTGGTAAAAAAGATTCGATTTTTGATCAGTTTAAAAAAGGTTTTAAGAGATAG